One Drosophila santomea strain STO CAGO 1482 chromosome X, Prin_Dsan_1.1, whole genome shotgun sequence DNA segment encodes these proteins:
- the LOC120456571 gene encoding B-cell lymphoma/leukemia 11A — translation MRIKMPAVRIAQDSDSTENDAVATQDILTCGACQKAFALSDIVKFIQHKVLQCNKENYGQCATQNPQMDRDAEEGRPLSLVNRRPSISAPITGRKSAPASAAAAVAAAAAAAAAAAAAAAASSTASGSRIHTPPPSPADLLADGASSTPKRLVDENDNTTPKDSETGATTLDSNAAPSSPAAIERQSSGDSSCELEEQQERQDKQSQQQKQQAKVKQEPYDDEGLNHHHQNQNPNQDDDDEDEDEEMEERSLAKRPKMELVDAEANTVHTEPSNYTCSTCKTRYTSAWRLIQHVQHSHGVKIYVESPGGGATLTVATPAALNNSALALAAAAAAAASASASGLASPQPAVSPNPAVTSAAKRSSPLGAAASAILSTSVSSTCSNSLVNTSGGSISNTSSIGSPQQQQQQQLQLQQQQQQQAQQQQQRVQQQQRENLASAMAAGMRHHPLLPPPEAMHANPFQLLRMPLPPALAQAGNVVPTVAPLFGRPTPADHYRMEQLVSEQFRHHGFNLAAAAAAAQAQFNANGQVVGGVVTGSVEPRPPSSSSSGSQRGSVPPAALPPPSLSSQQQQQQQQQQQQQSLQQQQQQQGAQQQLQSAQQQQQSQQQQSQQQQQQITPGLVGGAGGSLKLEPQQMDFYSQRLRQLAGTTSPGAGSTVNSSSPSPRQKQSPHFASPSPSQQQQQQLATIPRPHSLTPPEKLGDASSENGSLGLILASTPRSASTPPSKTGDVSMQEPIAHCYSCSYCDKKFRFENNLIIHQRTHTGEKPYKCTACDFECSHIQKLMKHMRVHRSPADEQDNQDNQDDGSNADSLETNEADNDEDPNPDESEEELGDGDNDPDGDGDLDGEDEDEDELEECEDMDYKAEDLSVSNRIDGKSQSPKTTSSGATSLVGELMDKFGLSNIAQYSEAYKQALQESGRKEAAAAAAAAAAAADNNNRGGAGAPLSDKLNGLPVAALRLRDEFAKNCNMFQQPQDAGAPSQVPLFNPFPNPFELSKRMKMDGGDWWGMSQALHRNEALFENLKLKPLGLGGANSLIQGPLLKKESRQRNDTCEFCGKVFKNCSNLTVHRRSHTGEKPYKCELCSYACAQSSKLTRHMKTHGRTGKDVYRCRFCDMPFSVPSTLEKHMRKCVVNQGKAAAAANAVAAAQAAQAAAQHIQAAAQQAQAVQAQAVQAQAAQQSQQQQQQQQQLSPMGVVGYPPQFVSGHNLSLPGSVSGDNDSNASSSLTGVHPISLKEEA, via the exons ATTCCGACTCCACAGAGAACGATGCCGTGGCCACACAGGACATCCTCACGTGCGGCGCCTGCCAGAAGGCGTTCGCCCTCTCGGACATTGTCAAGTTCATCCAGCACAAGGTGCTGCAGTGCAACAAGGAGAACTATGGCCAGTGTGCCACCCAGAATCCGCAAATGGATCGCGATGCGGAGGAAGGTCGTCCGCTCAGCCTTGTCAATCGTCGCCCCTCGATCTCCGCCCCCATAACCGGTCGCAAATCCGCTCCAGCgtcggcagcagcggcagttgcagcagcagcagcagcagcagcggcggcagcagcggcggcggcggccagcAGTACGGCCAGCGGTTCCAGGATACACACACCACCACCGAGTCCGGCGGACCTTTTGGCCGACGGAGCCAGCAGCACACCCAAACGCTTAGTAGACG AGAACGACAATACCACGCCCAAGGACAGCGAGACGGGCGCCACCACCCTCGATTCGAATGCCGCCCCCTCCAGTCCAGCGGCCATCGAGCGCCAATCCTCCGGCGACAGCAGCTGCGAattggaggagcagcaggagcgaCAGGATaagcagtcgcagcagcagaagcagcaggcGAAGGTCAAGCAGGAGCCCTACGATGACGAGGGCCtcaatcatcatcatcagaatCAAAATCCGAATCaagatgatgacgatgaggatgaggatgaggagaTGGAGGAGCGCTCGCTGGCCAAGCGGCCCAAAATGGAGCTGGTCGATGCCGAGGCCAACACAGTCCACACAG AACCCAGCAACTATACGTGCTCCACGTGCAAAACCCGCTACACATCCGCCTGGCGCCTCATCCAGCATGTCCAGCACTCGCACGGCGTCAAGATCTACGTGGAGAGTCCCGGCGGAGGTGCCACATTGACGGTGGCCACGCCCGCCGCCCTCAACAACAGTGCTCTGGCattggccgccgccgccgccgcagcagctTCCGCTTCCGCTTCCGGTCTGGCGAGTCCACAGCCAGCGGTCAGTCCCAATCCCGCAGTTACATCGGCGGCCAAGAGGAGCAGTCCGTTGGGCGCAGCGGCATCGGCCATTCTGTCCACCTCGGTTAGCTCCACCTGCTCCAACTCGCTGGTGAACACCAGCGGtggcagcatcagcaacaccagcagcattGGCTcaccgcaacagcaacagcaacagcagttgcaactgcaacagcagcagcagcagcaggcacagcagcaacagcagcgcgtgcagcagcaacagagaGAGAATCTGGCATCCGCCATGGCCGCTGGCATGCGTCATCAtccgctgctgccgccgccagAGGCCATGCACGCCAATCCCTTCCAGCTGCTGCGCATGCCACTGCCACCAGCATTGGCCCAGGCCGGAAATGTAGTTCCTACGGTGGCGCCACTCTTCGGACGCCCCACGCCCGCCGATCACTACCGCATGGAGCAGCTGGTCAGCGAGCAGTTCCGCCACCATGGCTTCAATctggccgccgccgctgccgccgctcaGGCGCAGTTCAATGCCAATGGTCAGGTGGTCGGTGGCGTGGTCACCGGTTCGGTTGAGCCACGTCCCCCATCGTcgagcagcagtggcagccagCGTGGATCGGTGCCCCCAGCAGCCCTGCCGCCACCATCTCTGAGCtcccagcaacagcagcagcagcagcaacagcaacagcagcaatcgttgcagcagcagcagcaacagcaaggtgcccagcagcaactgcagtccgcacagcagcaacagcagtcgcagcagcagcaatcgcaacagcaacagcaacagatcACACCGGGTCTGGTTGGCGGAGCTGGTGGCTCCCTGAAATTGGAACCGCAGCAGATGGATTTTTACTCGCAGCGATTGCGTCAGCTTGCGGGCACAACAAGCCCTGGAGCTGGCAGCACTGTTAACTCGAGCTCGCCGAGTCCTCGACAGAAGCAATCGCCGCATTTCGCGAGCCCCTCGCcctcgcagcagcagcaacagcaattgGCCACCATCCCGCGACCCCATTCCCTCACTCCGCCCGAGAAACTGGGCGATGCTAGCTCCGAAAATGGCAGCTTGGGACTAATCCTGGCCAGCACGCCGCGTTCCGCCAGCACGCCACCCTCGAAAACGGGCGATGTATCCATGCAGGAACCCATTGCCCATTGCTACTCCTGCAGCTACTGCGACAAGAAGTTCCGGTTCGAGAACAATCTGATCATCCATCAGAGGACCCACACCGGCGAGAAGCCGTACAAGTGCACCGCCTGCGACTTTGAGTGCTCGCACATCCAGAAGCTGATGAAGCACATGCGGGTGCATCGCAGTCCGGCGGATGAGCAGGACAACCAGGATAACCAGGACGATGGCAGCAATGCCGATTCGCTGGAAACCAATGAGGCCGACAACGACGAGGATCCCAATCCCGATGAGTCCGAGGAGGAGTTGGGCGATGGCGATAACGATcccgatggcgatggtgacCTCGATggcgaggatgaggacgaggatgagctGGAGGAGTGCGAGGACATGGACTACAAGGCGGAGGACCTCAGTGTCAGCAATCGTATCGATGGCAAGAGCCAGAGCCCCAAGACGACCAGCTCGGGCGCCACATCGCTGGTTGGTGAATTGATGGACAAGTTCGGTCTGTCCAACATTGCCCAGTACAGTGAAGCCTACAAGCAGGCGCTCCAGGAGTCCGGACGCAAGGaagccgccgctgccgccgccgccgctgctgcagcagccgacaacaacaatcgcggtggtgctggtgctccGCTGAGTGACAAGCTGAATGGTCTGCCTGTGGCCGCACTGCGTCTGCGGGATGAGTTCGCCAAGAACTGCAACATGTTCCAGCAGCCGCAGGATGCAGGTGCTCCGTCGCAAGTGCCGCTCTTCAATCCATTCCCCAATCCCTTCGAGCTGAGCAAGCGCATGAAGATGGACGGCGGCGATTGGTGGGGCATGTCGCAGGCTCTCCACCGGAATGAGGCACTGTTCGAAAATCTAAAGCTGAAGCCACTGGGCCTGGGTGGCGCCAACTCGCTGATCCAGGGACCGCTGCTCAAGAAGGAGAGCCGGCAGCGCAACGACACGTGCGAGTTTTGCGGCAAGGTGTTCAAGAACTGCTCGAATCTGACGGTGCATCGCAGAAGTCACACCGGCGAGAAGCCGTACAAGTGCGAACTCTGCTCCTACGCCTGCGCCCAAAGCTCCAAGCTGACGCGGCACATGAAGACCCACGGCAGGACCGGCAAGGATGTGTACCGCTGCCGCTTCTGCGACATGCCATTCAGTGTGCCCTCGACGCTGGAGAAGCACATGCGCAAGTGCGTCGTCAACCAGGGcaaggcggcggcggctgccaaTGCGGTTGCTGCCGCTCAGGCGGCACAGGCTGCAGCGCAGCACATCCAGGCCGCCGCCCAGCAGGCGCAGGCGGTACAGGCTCAGGCGGTGCAGGCCCAGGCGGCGCAGCAgtcgcaacagcagcagcagcagcagcaacaactatCGCCCATGGGCGTCGTTGGCTATCCGCCGCAGTTCGTCAGCGGTCACAATCTCTCACTGCCGGGCAGCGTGAGCGGCGACAATGACTCGAATGCCTCCTCCAGCTTGACCGGCGTCCATCCCATATCGCTGAAGGAGGAGGCATGA